From one Streptomyces sp. ICC1 genomic stretch:
- a CDS encoding ROK family glucokinase, translating to MGLTIGVDIGGTKIAAGVVDEDGTILETYKVPTPPTPDGVTDAICAAVSEVSSNHTIDAVGIGAAGYVDDKRATVLFAPNINWRHEPLKDKVEQRIGLPVVVENDANCAAWGEYRFGAGQGHEDVICITLGTGLGGGIIIGNKLRRGRFGVAAEFGHIRVVPDGLLCGCGSQGCWEQYASGRALVRYAKQRANATPENATVLLALGDGTPEGIEGKHISEAARQGDLVAVDSFRELARWAGAGLADLASLFDPSAFIVGGGVSDEGDLVLDPIRKSFKRWLIGGAWRPHAQVLAAQLGGRAGLVGAADLARQG from the coding sequence ATGGGACTCACCATCGGCGTCGACATCGGCGGCACGAAGATCGCGGCCGGCGTGGTCGACGAAGACGGCACCATCCTTGAGACGTACAAGGTGCCCACCCCGCCGACACCGGACGGAGTGACGGACGCGATCTGCGCCGCAGTGTCCGAGGTCAGCAGCAACCACACCATCGACGCGGTGGGCATCGGCGCCGCCGGATACGTCGACGACAAGCGCGCGACCGTGCTCTTCGCGCCGAACATCAACTGGCGCCACGAGCCGCTCAAGGACAAGGTCGAGCAGCGCATCGGCCTGCCCGTGGTCGTCGAGAACGACGCAAACTGCGCGGCCTGGGGCGAGTACCGCTTCGGCGCCGGCCAGGGCCACGAGGACGTCATCTGCATCACGCTCGGCACGGGCCTGGGCGGCGGCATCATCATCGGCAACAAGCTCCGGCGCGGACGCTTCGGCGTCGCCGCCGAATTCGGCCACATCCGGGTCGTCCCGGACGGCCTGCTGTGCGGCTGCGGCAGCCAGGGCTGCTGGGAGCAGTACGCCTCCGGGCGGGCGCTCGTCCGGTACGCGAAGCAGCGCGCCAACGCGACCCCCGAGAACGCGACGGTCCTGCTCGCACTCGGCGACGGCACCCCCGAGGGCATCGAGGGCAAGCACATCAGCGAGGCCGCCCGCCAGGGCGACCTGGTGGCCGTCGACTCCTTCCGCGAACTCGCCCGCTGGGCCGGCGCCGGCCTCGCGGACCTGGCCTCGCTCTTCGACCCCTCGGCGTTCATCGTCGGCGGCGGCGTCTCCGACGAGGGCGACCTGGTCCTCGACCCGATCCGCAAGTCCTTCAAGCGCTGGCTGATCGGCGGCGCCTGGCGGCCGCACGCCCAGGTGCTCGCGGCGCAGCTGGGCGGCCGAGCCGGCCTGGTCGGCGCGGCGGACCTGGCCCGCCAGGGCTGA
- a CDS encoding 2-hydroxyacid dehydrogenase, giving the protein MEILAFGVQGDEKPLIEKAFAGQHEVRCLDVFLSEDTAPIAAGYEIVSSSVNADLNGRVLQTLAAGGTKMIAQRSTGFNNIDLEVARRLGLTVSRVSYYSPYSVAEFAWTLAMAVNRRIVRASNRTRDFDFRLNGLMGRDMRGRTVGVLGTGKIGEAFTRIAHGFGMNLLGWDVAQNPACVELGMKYVDKDELFASSDLISLHVPLLESTHHIIGPEALKTMKDDAILVNSSRGGLVDTDALVTELRSGRFAGVGLDVYEAEAGLFFLDKSLVVVEDDTLARLITFPNVVVTSHQAYYTRDAVGQIIDTTVANVADYLAGRRSENTLSPS; this is encoded by the coding sequence GTGGAAATCCTGGCATTCGGGGTGCAAGGGGACGAGAAGCCGCTCATCGAGAAGGCCTTCGCGGGACAGCACGAGGTGCGCTGCCTGGACGTCTTCCTGAGCGAGGACACCGCCCCCATCGCGGCCGGGTACGAGATCGTGTCCTCGAGCGTGAACGCCGACCTGAACGGCCGGGTGCTGCAGACCCTGGCGGCGGGCGGCACCAAGATGATCGCCCAGCGCTCCACCGGCTTCAACAACATCGACCTGGAGGTCGCGCGCCGGCTCGGCCTGACGGTCAGCCGGGTGTCGTACTACTCCCCGTACTCGGTGGCCGAGTTCGCGTGGACCCTGGCCATGGCCGTGAACCGGCGGATCGTCCGCGCCTCGAACCGGACGCGGGACTTCGACTTCCGCCTCAACGGCCTGATGGGCCGCGACATGCGCGGCCGCACCGTGGGCGTCCTCGGAACCGGCAAGATCGGCGAGGCGTTCACCCGGATCGCGCACGGCTTCGGGATGAACCTGCTGGGCTGGGACGTGGCGCAGAACCCGGCGTGCGTGGAGCTGGGCATGAAGTACGTGGACAAGGACGAGCTGTTCGCGTCCTCGGACCTGATCAGCCTGCACGTCCCGCTGCTGGAGTCCACGCACCACATCATCGGCCCCGAGGCGCTGAAGACGATGAAGGACGACGCGATCCTGGTGAACTCCAGCCGGGGCGGCCTGGTGGACACGGACGCGCTGGTCACGGAGCTGCGGTCCGGACGCTTCGCCGGGGTCGGTCTGGACGTGTACGAGGCGGAGGCGGGGCTCTTCTTCCTGGACAAGTCCCTGGTGGTGGTCGAGGACGACACCCTGGCGCGGCTGATCACCTTCCCGAACGTGGTCGTCACCTCCCACCAGGCGTACTACACCCGCGACGCGGTGGGCCAGATCATCGACACCACGGTCGCCAACGTCGCGGACTACCTGGCGGGCCGCCGCTCGGAGAACACCCTCTCTCCTTCTTGA
- a CDS encoding DUF5931 domain-containing protein → MAKRERVVRMSVEQPLWRALTAYRLLTMVYAVLLFAFAHNKFDRPWIAVCYLAVLAGWTLLTSPKVANAASCTKRFLCADLTVACVGILLTPLADTHERIAAGGPTLPSIWTAGAVLAFAIKGGWRWACFASTFVAAANLVQRGEPTRDTLHNVLLVWVASVAIGYVVEVARASEATLARALEIEAATRERERLARDIHDGVLQVLAMVQRRGTELGGEAAELGRMAGDQEVALRTLVSSGLARPSRISGDESLGALVAAYEVEEPGADEGELDLRTLLAPHAGSRVSFAEPGAPVPLPVPAAKELAAAVGAALDNVRKHAGEGASAWILVEDWGDEVIVTVRDDGPGIPAGRLDQAEGEGRMGVALSIRGRLRDLGGSAELVSVPGQGTEVELKVPRGSTQ, encoded by the coding sequence ATGGCGAAGCGCGAGCGCGTCGTACGCATGTCGGTCGAACAGCCGCTGTGGCGTGCCCTGACGGCCTACCGGCTGCTCACCATGGTCTACGCGGTACTGCTGTTCGCCTTCGCCCACAACAAGTTCGACCGCCCCTGGATCGCGGTCTGCTATCTCGCCGTCCTCGCCGGCTGGACCCTGCTCACCTCCCCCAAGGTGGCGAACGCCGCCAGCTGCACCAAGCGGTTCCTGTGCGCCGACCTCACCGTCGCCTGCGTGGGCATCCTGCTCACCCCGCTCGCGGACACCCACGAGCGGATCGCGGCCGGCGGACCCACCCTGCCGTCCATATGGACGGCGGGCGCCGTCCTGGCCTTCGCCATCAAGGGCGGCTGGCGCTGGGCCTGTTTCGCCTCCACCTTCGTCGCCGCCGCCAACCTGGTCCAGCGGGGCGAGCCCACCCGGGACACCCTGCACAACGTGCTGCTGGTCTGGGTCGCCTCCGTCGCCATCGGCTACGTCGTCGAGGTCGCCCGGGCCAGTGAGGCCACGCTCGCCCGTGCCCTGGAGATCGAGGCCGCCACCCGCGAGCGCGAACGCCTCGCCCGCGACATCCACGACGGGGTCCTCCAGGTCCTCGCCATGGTCCAGCGGCGGGGCACCGAACTGGGCGGGGAGGCCGCGGAGCTCGGCCGGATGGCGGGGGACCAGGAGGTCGCGCTGCGCACCTTGGTCTCCAGCGGGCTGGCGCGGCCCTCCAGGATCTCCGGCGACGAGTCGCTCGGCGCGCTCGTGGCCGCGTACGAGGTGGAGGAACCCGGCGCCGACGAGGGCGAGCTGGACCTGCGGACGCTCCTCGCCCCGCACGCCGGCTCCCGGGTGAGCTTCGCGGAGCCGGGCGCCCCGGTGCCGCTGCCGGTGCCCGCGGCGAAGGAGCTGGCCGCGGCGGTCGGGGCGGCCCTGGACAACGTGCGCAAGCACGCCGGCGAGGGGGCCAGCGCCTGGATCCTGGTCGAGGACTGGGGCGACGAGGTGATCGTGACCGTCCGCGACGACGGCCCGGGCATCCCGGCGGGCCGGCTCGACCAGGCCGAGGGCGAGGGCCGGATGGGCGTGGCCCTGTCCATCCGGGGCCGGCTGCGGGACCTCGGCGGCAGCGCCGAGCTGGTGTCCGTCCCCGGACAGGGCACCGAAGTGGAACTGAAAGTACCGAGGGGGAGCACCCAGTGA
- a CDS encoding lysophospholipid acyltransferase family protein gives MIYGAMKFSIGGSLKLAFRPWVEGLENIPAEGPAILASNHLSFSDSFFLPAVLDRKVTFIAKAEYFTSPGVKGRLTAAFFKGVGQLPVDRSGARGAGEAAIKSGIDVIERGELFGIYPEGTRSPDGRLYRGKPGGLARVALATGAPVIPVAMIDTEKIQPPGKVVPKLMRPGIRIGKPLDFSRYQGMDGDRFILRSVTDEVMYEIMKLSGQEYVDIYATAAKRQIADAEKAVAKSEKAEKAEKAHAADKAADTDK, from the coding sequence TTGATCTACGGCGCAATGAAGTTCTCGATCGGCGGTTCCCTGAAGCTCGCCTTCAGGCCGTGGGTGGAGGGCCTCGAGAACATTCCCGCGGAGGGGCCGGCGATCCTCGCGAGCAACCACCTGTCCTTCTCCGACTCCTTCTTCCTCCCGGCCGTGCTGGACCGGAAGGTGACCTTCATCGCGAAGGCGGAGTACTTCACCTCCCCGGGGGTCAAGGGCAGGCTGACGGCGGCCTTCTTCAAGGGCGTCGGCCAGCTGCCCGTGGACCGCTCCGGCGCGCGCGGGGCCGGCGAGGCCGCGATCAAGAGCGGCATCGACGTCATCGAGCGCGGGGAGCTGTTCGGCATCTACCCCGAGGGGACGCGTTCACCCGACGGCAGGCTCTACCGCGGCAAGCCCGGCGGGCTCGCCCGGGTGGCGCTGGCCACCGGTGCGCCCGTCATCCCCGTCGCGATGATCGACACGGAGAAGATCCAGCCGCCCGGCAAGGTGGTTCCGAAGCTGATGCGTCCGGGTATCCGGATCGGAAAGCCGCTGGACTTCAGCCGCTACCAGGGCATGGACGGGGACCGCTTCATCCTCCGCTCGGTGACCGACGAGGTCATGTACGAGATCATGAAGCTCTCCGGCCAGGAGTACGTGGACATCTACGCGACGGCCGCGAAGCGGCAGATCGCCGACGCGGAGAAGGCCGTGGCCAAGAGCGAGAAGGCCGAGAAGGCGGAGAAGGCGCACGCGGCCGACAAGGCCGCGGACACCGACAAGTAA
- a CDS encoding endonuclease/exonuclease/phosphatase family protein: MELAELPNSRTEADGSAVIRVLSYNVRSLRDDEDALARVIRACAPDLVCVQEAPRFFRWRKHAARLAKKSGLVVLSGGATAAGPLLLCSLRAFVERTEDVLLPLTPGRHRRGFATAVVRFGAARVGVVSAHLSLERRERQAQAGLLLDRVASMDTPYAIAAGDLNEGPDGAAFGRLAQALQDCRAVAPWGGAATFPPGAPSRRIDAVFATRGVQVLACGVPAGLPGVTSADLLAATDHLPVLAALRLPAV, from the coding sequence ATGGAACTCGCCGAGCTGCCCAACTCCCGTACCGAAGCCGATGGTTCCGCCGTGATCCGGGTGCTCTCCTACAACGTCCGCTCGCTGCGCGACGACGAGGACGCGCTGGCCCGGGTGATCCGCGCCTGCGCGCCCGACCTGGTGTGCGTACAGGAGGCGCCGCGGTTCTTCCGGTGGCGCAAGCACGCCGCGCGGCTCGCCAAGAAGAGCGGCCTCGTGGTCCTGTCGGGCGGCGCGACGGCGGCGGGGCCGCTGCTCCTGTGCTCGCTGCGGGCCTTCGTGGAGCGGACCGAGGACGTGCTGCTGCCCCTGACGCCGGGGCGCCACCGCAGGGGCTTCGCGACCGCCGTGGTCCGCTTCGGGGCGGCCCGGGTGGGCGTGGTCAGCGCCCACCTGTCGCTGGAGAGGCGGGAGAGGCAGGCCCAGGCGGGTCTGCTGCTGGACCGGGTCGCCTCGATGGACACCCCGTACGCGATCGCGGCGGGCGACCTGAACGAGGGCCCGGACGGCGCCGCGTTCGGGCGGCTGGCGCAGGCGCTCCAGGACTGCCGGGCGGTGGCGCCGTGGGGCGGCGCGGCCACGTTCCCGCCGGGGGCGCCGTCGCGGCGGATCGACGCGGTCTTCGCCACGCGGGGGGTCCAGGTACTGGCCTGCGGTGTCCCGGCCGGCCTGCCGGGAGTCACGTCCGCGGACCTGCTGGCGGCCACGGACCACCTCCCGGTCCTGGCCGCCCTCCGCCTCCCGGCGGTGTAG
- a CDS encoding anthranilate synthase family protein → MPMDPSRLLDLHALLDDSAPPFALLRRRTPGRDHDTVEVLIGPVHEAEHLADLPVGERPALALVPFRQMRERGFDVRDDGTPLSVLVADEAYEIPLAEALAALPDHEVRVDGGGFDVPDEEYAATVRRVIEDEIGRGEGANFVIRRTYGGRIEGFGRADALALFRRLLEGERGAYWTYVVHTGDRTLVGASPEVHVRMSGGTVVMNPISGTYRYPAEGPSVESVLSFLGDRKETEELSMVVDEELKMMCTVGDMGGVVVGPRLKEMAHLAHTEYELRGRSSLDVREVLKETMFAATVTGSPVQNACRVIERYETGGRAYYAGALALLGLDAAGAQTLDSPILIRTADIAADGALRVPVGATLVRHSDPAGEVAETHAKAAGVLAALGVRPAAVRPSFAGARLADDPRVQAALAARREDLAPFWLRMQERPAAVTGHALVVDGEDTFTSMLGHVLRVAGLEVTVRRYDDPGLRAAALAWDGPIVLGPGPGDPADFGDPKIRTMRELTAELLAGHRGGLLGVCLSHQLLAAELGLPLVRKAEPAQGAQTRIPYFGGAQEVVGFYNTYAAHCSAERERSLALRGIEVSRDPATGEVHALRSAAGGFAGVQFHPESVLTLRGAELVRDLIAGLRVAAARG, encoded by the coding sequence ATGCCCATGGACCCCAGCCGACTGCTCGACCTGCACGCGCTGCTGGACGACTCGGCCCCGCCGTTCGCCCTGCTGCGCCGCCGCACCCCCGGCCGCGACCACGACACCGTCGAGGTCCTGATCGGCCCGGTCCACGAGGCCGAGCACCTCGCCGACCTCCCCGTCGGCGAGCGGCCCGCGCTGGCCCTCGTCCCCTTCCGCCAGATGCGGGAGCGCGGGTTCGACGTGCGCGACGACGGCACGCCGCTGAGCGTGCTGGTCGCGGACGAGGCGTACGAGATCCCGCTCGCCGAGGCGCTGGCCGCCCTCCCGGACCACGAGGTGCGGGTCGACGGAGGCGGCTTCGACGTCCCCGACGAGGAGTACGCGGCCACCGTCCGGCGCGTCATCGAGGACGAGATCGGGCGGGGCGAAGGCGCGAACTTCGTCATCCGGCGCACCTACGGGGGCCGGATCGAGGGCTTCGGCCGCGCCGACGCGCTCGCGCTGTTCCGGCGGCTGCTGGAGGGCGAGCGGGGCGCGTACTGGACCTACGTGGTCCACACCGGGGACCGCACCCTCGTCGGGGCCAGCCCCGAGGTGCACGTGCGGATGTCCGGCGGCACCGTCGTGATGAACCCGATCAGCGGTACGTACCGGTATCCGGCCGAGGGCCCCTCCGTGGAGTCCGTGCTGTCCTTCCTCGGGGACCGCAAGGAGACCGAGGAGCTGTCCATGGTCGTCGACGAGGAACTGAAGATGATGTGCACGGTCGGCGACATGGGCGGGGTCGTCGTCGGGCCCCGGCTCAAGGAGATGGCGCACCTCGCGCACACCGAGTACGAACTGCGCGGCCGGTCCTCACTGGACGTGCGGGAGGTCCTGAAGGAGACCATGTTCGCGGCCACGGTGACCGGGTCGCCGGTCCAGAACGCCTGCCGGGTCATCGAGCGGTACGAGACCGGGGGCCGGGCCTACTACGCGGGCGCGCTGGCCCTGCTGGGCCTCGACGCCGCCGGCGCGCAGACGCTGGACTCGCCGATCCTGATCCGCACGGCGGACATCGCCGCGGACGGCGCGCTGCGGGTGCCGGTCGGGGCCACGCTGGTCCGGCACTCCGACCCGGCGGGCGAGGTCGCCGAGACCCACGCGAAGGCGGCGGGCGTGCTCGCGGCGCTGGGGGTGCGCCCGGCGGCGGTCCGGCCCTCCTTCGCGGGGGCCCGGCTGGCCGACGACCCCCGGGTCCAGGCGGCACTGGCGGCTCGCCGCGAGGACCTGGCGCCGTTCTGGCTCCGGATGCAGGAGCGGCCGGCCGCGGTGACGGGCCACGCACTGGTGGTGGACGGCGAGGACACCTTCACCTCGATGCTGGGGCACGTGCTGCGGGTGGCCGGGCTGGAGGTGACCGTACGCCGCTACGACGATCCGGGTCTGCGCGCGGCGGCCCTGGCCTGGGACGGGCCGATCGTGCTCGGCCCCGGCCCGGGCGACCCGGCGGACTTCGGGGATCCGAAGATCCGCACGATGCGCGAGCTGACCGCGGAGCTGCTGGCCGGGCACCGGGGCGGGCTGCTCGGGGTCTGCCTGAGCCACCAGCTGCTGGCCGCCGAGCTCGGGCTGCCGCTCGTCCGCAAGGCCGAGCCCGCGCAGGGGGCGCAGACGCGGATCCCGTACTTCGGCGGGGCGCAGGAGGTCGTCGGGTTCTACAACACGTACGCGGCGCACTGCTCCGCGGAGCGGGAGCGGTCCCTGGCCCTTCGGGGCATCGAGGTCTCCCGGGACCCCGCCACGGGCGAGGTCCACGCGCTGCGCTCCGCGGCGGGGGGCTTCGCGGGGGTCCAGTTCCACCCGGAGTCGGTCCTGACCCTCCGCGGCGCGGAGCTGGTCCGCGACCTGATCGCGGGCCTCCGCGTGGCCGCTGCCCGCGGATAG
- a CDS encoding 3-deoxy-7-phosphoheptulonate synthase class II: MTVNAETQAPAFKATWRDLPAAQQPSYPDAEALRAVVADLESYPPLVFAGECDQLRARLGAVAKGEAFLLQGGDCAEAFDAVSADHIRAKLKTLLQMSAVLTYAASVPVVKVGRIAGQYSKPRSKDTETRDGITLPTYRGDSVNGFPFTEEARIPDPERLKRMYHASASTLNLVRAFTTGGYADLRQVHAWNQDFVKSSPSGQRYEQLAREIDNALNFMKACGTDPAEFKAVEFYASHEALLLDYEGALTRTDSRTGRLYDTSGHMVWIGERTRQLDHAHIEFCSQIANPIGIKLGPTTTVDEALTYIDRLDPEREPGRLTFVVRMGADKVRDKLPELVEKVTASGATVAWVTDPMHGNTFEAASGHKTRRFDDVLDEVKGFFEVHKGLGTHPGGIHVELTGDDVTECVGGGDEIFVDDLHQRYETACDPRLNRSQSLDLAFLVAEMYRDQ; encoded by the coding sequence GTGACCGTGAACGCTGAAACCCAAGCCCCCGCCTTCAAGGCGACCTGGCGAGACCTTCCCGCGGCGCAGCAGCCTTCGTACCCCGATGCCGAGGCCCTGCGCGCTGTCGTCGCGGACCTCGAGTCGTATCCTCCGCTCGTTTTCGCGGGTGAGTGCGACCAGCTGCGCGCCCGTCTGGGAGCCGTCGCCAAGGGCGAGGCGTTCCTGCTGCAGGGCGGCGACTGCGCCGAGGCCTTCGATGCCGTCTCCGCCGACCACATCCGCGCCAAGCTGAAGACGCTGCTCCAGATGAGTGCCGTCCTGACGTACGCGGCCTCCGTGCCGGTCGTCAAGGTCGGCCGCATCGCGGGCCAGTACTCCAAGCCGCGCTCCAAGGACACCGAGACCCGCGACGGCATCACCCTGCCGACCTACCGCGGCGACTCCGTCAACGGCTTCCCCTTCACCGAAGAGGCCCGGATCCCGGACCCCGAGCGGCTGAAGCGGATGTACCACGCCTCCGCCTCGACGCTGAACCTGGTGCGCGCCTTCACCACCGGCGGCTACGCCGACCTGCGCCAGGTGCACGCCTGGAACCAGGACTTCGTGAAGTCCTCCCCGTCCGGGCAGCGCTACGAGCAGCTCGCGCGGGAGATCGACAACGCGCTGAACTTCATGAAGGCGTGCGGCACCGACCCGGCCGAGTTCAAGGCCGTCGAGTTCTACGCCTCCCACGAGGCGCTGCTCCTCGACTACGAGGGCGCCCTCACCCGTACGGACTCCCGCACCGGCCGGCTGTACGACACCTCGGGCCACATGGTCTGGATCGGTGAGCGCACCCGCCAGCTGGACCACGCGCACATCGAGTTCTGCTCGCAGATCGCCAACCCGATCGGCATCAAGCTCGGCCCCACCACCACGGTGGACGAGGCGCTGACCTACATCGACCGCCTGGACCCCGAGCGCGAGCCGGGCCGGCTGACCTTCGTCGTCCGCATGGGCGCCGACAAGGTCCGCGACAAGCTCCCCGAGCTGGTCGAGAAGGTCACCGCCTCCGGCGCGACCGTCGCGTGGGTCACCGACCCGATGCACGGCAACACCTTCGAGGCGGCTTCCGGCCACAAGACGCGCCGTTTCGACGACGTGCTCGACGAGGTCAAGGGCTTCTTCGAGGTCCACAAGGGCCTCGGCACCCACCCGGGCGGCATCCACGTCGAGCTCACCGGTGACGACGTCACCGAGTGCGTGGGCGGCGGCGACGAGATCTTCGTCGACGACCTCCACCAGCGCTACGAGACGGCCTGTGACCCGCGCCTGAACCGCAGCCAGTCCCTGGACCTGGCGTTCTTGGTCGCGGAGATGTACCGGGACCAGTAG
- a CDS encoding (2Fe-2S)-binding protein, whose amino-acid sequence MNRVYVCSCFGITDRQVKDHAAAGACTPRQIASATKAGTDCGSCVRTIQGLLGRGACPRRELLEKGEVATVLAADPLVPVGAELAEAA is encoded by the coding sequence GTGAACCGCGTGTACGTCTGCTCTTGCTTCGGGATCACCGACAGGCAGGTCAAGGACCACGCGGCCGCCGGGGCCTGCACGCCCCGCCAGATCGCCTCGGCCACCAAGGCCGGCACCGACTGCGGCTCCTGCGTGCGCACCATCCAGGGTCTTCTCGGACGCGGTGCGTGCCCCCGCCGGGAGCTGCTGGAGAAGGGCGAGGTGGCCACCGTGCTCGCCGCCGACCCGCTGGTACCGGTCGGTGCGGAGCTCGCCGAAGCCGCGTAG
- a CDS encoding response regulator transcription factor, giving the protein MVVDDHPMWRDAVARDLAAAGFDLVATAGDGPEALRRARAAAPHVLVLDLNLPGMPGVQVCKELVGADPALRVLVLSASGEHADVLEAVKSGATGYLLKSAGAQELIDAVRRTAAGDPVFTPGLAGLVLGEYRRLATDPAPAAADEPKAPQLTDRETEVLRLVAKGLSYKQIAERLVISHRTVQNHVQNTLGKLQLHNRVELVRYAIERGLDDA; this is encoded by the coding sequence ATGGTCGTCGACGACCACCCGATGTGGCGGGACGCGGTCGCCCGCGACCTGGCCGCCGCCGGCTTCGACCTGGTGGCCACCGCGGGCGACGGCCCGGAGGCGCTGCGCCGGGCCCGCGCCGCCGCCCCGCACGTGCTCGTCCTCGACCTCAACCTGCCGGGCATGCCCGGGGTCCAGGTCTGCAAGGAGCTGGTCGGCGCCGACCCGGCGCTGCGGGTCCTGGTCCTGTCCGCGAGCGGCGAGCACGCCGACGTACTGGAGGCGGTGAAGTCCGGCGCGACCGGCTACCTGCTGAAGTCGGCCGGGGCCCAGGAGCTCATCGACGCCGTCCGCCGCACGGCGGCCGGCGACCCCGTCTTCACCCCGGGCCTGGCCGGCCTGGTCCTCGGCGAGTACCGGCGCCTGGCCACCGACCCCGCGCCGGCCGCCGCCGACGAGCCGAAGGCCCCGCAGCTGACCGACCGCGAGACCGAGGTGCTGCGGCTGGTGGCCAAGGGACTCTCGTACAAGCAGATCGCGGAGCGCCTCGTCATCTCCCACCGCACGGTGCAGAACCACGTGCAGAACACCCTGGGCAAGCTCCAGCTGCACAACCGGGTGGAGCTCGTCCGCTACGCGATCGAGCGGGGCCTCGACGACGCGTAA
- a CDS encoding alpha/beta fold hydrolase translates to MPVPPGAAPSRHEGGKVGVLLCHGFTGSPQSMRPWADHLAARGLTVSLPLLPGHGTRWQDMQLTGWQDWYAEVDRALRELLESCEQVFVFGLSMGGALTLRLAAKHGDSISGIVLVNPVNKVHDPLAVALPVVKHFVRSTPGIASDIAKQGSEEVGYDRIPTRAAHSLRKFLQMLDTELPQVTQPLLLLHSPQDHVVRPADSARILARVSSTDVTETLLEQSYHVATLDHDAERIFADSYAFVGRLAESVGREGAASGG, encoded by the coding sequence GTGCCCGTCCCCCCCGGAGCCGCGCCGTCCCGCCACGAGGGCGGAAAGGTCGGCGTCCTCCTCTGCCACGGCTTCACCGGTTCCCCGCAGTCGATGCGCCCCTGGGCGGACCATCTGGCCGCGCGAGGTCTGACGGTGTCGCTGCCCCTGCTGCCCGGGCACGGGACGCGCTGGCAGGACATGCAGCTCACGGGATGGCAGGACTGGTACGCCGAGGTGGACCGCGCGCTGCGGGAGCTGCTGGAGAGCTGCGAGCAGGTGTTCGTCTTCGGGCTGTCCATGGGCGGCGCGCTGACGCTGCGGCTGGCGGCGAAGCACGGGGACTCGATCAGCGGGATCGTTCTCGTCAACCCGGTCAACAAGGTCCACGACCCGCTGGCCGTCGCCCTTCCGGTGGTCAAGCACTTCGTGCGGTCGACGCCGGGCATCGCGAGCGACATCGCCAAGCAGGGCTCGGAGGAGGTCGGCTACGACCGGATCCCGACCCGGGCCGCGCACTCGCTGCGCAAGTTCCTGCAGATGCTGGACACCGAGCTGCCGCAGGTGACGCAGCCGCTGCTGCTCCTGCACAGCCCGCAGGACCACGTCGTACGCCCGGCCGACTCGGCGCGGATCCTGGCGCGGGTCTCCTCCACCGACGTCACCGAGACCCTGCTGGAACAGAGCTACCACGTCGCGACGTTGGACCATGACGCGGAGCGCATCTTCGCGGACAGTTACGCGTTCGTCGGTCGACTGGCGGAGAGCGTGGGCAGGGAGGGGGCGGCCAGCGGTGGCTGA
- a CDS encoding 6-phosphofructokinase, protein MKVGVLTGGGDCPGLNAVIRSVVRKGVQEYAYEFVGFRDGWRGAVEGRTVPLDIPAVRGILPRGGTILGSSRTNPFKLDDGVRLIKENLAKYEVDALVAIGGEDTLGVAAKLYEEYGIPCVGVPKTIDNDLSATDYTFGFDTAVGIATEAIDRLHTTAESHMRVLVVEVMGRHAGWIALHSGLAGGANVILIPEQRFDVDQVCAWVTSRFKASYAPIVCVAEGAMPKDGEMVLKDGTKDSFGHVRLSGVGEWLAKEIEARTGKEARTTVLGHVQRGGTPSAFDRWLATRFGLHAIDAVRDGDFGKMVALKGTDIVRVPIAEATAKLKTVDPALYKEAGVFFG, encoded by the coding sequence ATGAAGGTCGGAGTGCTGACGGGCGGCGGGGACTGCCCCGGACTCAACGCGGTGATCCGCAGCGTCGTGCGCAAGGGCGTGCAGGAGTACGCCTACGAGTTCGTCGGGTTCCGGGACGGCTGGCGCGGCGCGGTCGAGGGCCGCACCGTCCCGCTCGACATCCCCGCCGTCCGCGGGATCCTGCCGCGCGGCGGCACCATCCTCGGCTCCTCGCGCACCAACCCGTTCAAGCTGGACGACGGCGTCCGCCTGATCAAGGAGAACCTCGCCAAGTACGAGGTCGACGCGCTCGTCGCGATCGGCGGCGAAGACACCCTGGGCGTGGCCGCGAAACTGTACGAGGAGTACGGAATCCCGTGCGTCGGGGTCCCGAAGACCATCGACAACGACCTGTCGGCCACCGACTACACCTTCGGCTTCGACACCGCGGTCGGCATCGCCACCGAGGCCATCGACCGGCTGCACACCACCGCCGAATCGCACATGCGCGTCCTGGTCGTCGAGGTGATGGGCCGGCACGCCGGCTGGATCGCCCTGCACTCGGGGCTCGCGGGCGGCGCCAACGTCATCCTCATCCCCGAGCAGCGCTTCGACGTGGACCAGGTGTGCGCCTGGGTGACCTCGCGGTTCAAGGCGAGCTACGCGCCGATCGTGTGCGTCGCCGAGGGTGCGATGCCCAAGGACGGCGAGATGGTGCTCAAGGACGGGACGAAGGACTCCTTCGGGCACGTCCGGCTGTCGGGCGTGGGCGAGTGGCTGGCCAAGGAGATCGAGGCGCGGACCGGCAAGGAGGCCCGTACGACGGTGCTCGGGCACGTCCAGCGGGGCGGCACGCCGAGCGCGTTCGACCGGTGGCTCGCGACCCGGTTCGGGCTGCACGCGATCGACGCCGTGCGCGACGGGGACTTCGGCAAGATGGTCGCGCTGAAGGGGACGGACATCGTGCGCGTGCCGATCGCCGAGGCCACGGCGAAGCTCAAGACGGTGGACCCGGCGCTGTACAAGGAGGCCGGAGTGTTCTTCGGCTGA